Proteins from a genomic interval of Rattus norvegicus strain BN/NHsdMcwi chromosome 2, GRCr8, whole genome shotgun sequence:
- the Pmvk gene encoding phosphomevalonate kinase isoform X2 produces the protein MICWGEEKRQADPGFFCRKIVEGVSQPIWLVSDTRRMSDIQWFQEAYGALTQTVRVVASEQSRQQRGWVFTRGVDDAESECGLDSFGDFDWVIENHGDEQCLEDQLENLLEFIHAKLQR, from the exons ATGATCTGTTGGGGGGAGGAGAAGCGCCAGGCTGACCCAGGCTTCTTCTGCCGGAAGATTGTGGAAGGCGTGTCCCAGCCTATCTGG CTGGTGAGTGACACACGGAGGATGTCTGACATCCAGTGGTTTCAGGAGGCCTACGGGGCTTTGACACAGACCGTCCGAGTAGTAGCCTCGGAGCAGAGTCGACAGCAACGGGGCTGGGTGTTCACACGAG GGGTGGACGATGCTGAGTCAGAATGTGGCCTGGACAGCTTTGGGGACTTTGACTGGGTCATTGAGAACCACGGAGATGAACAGTGCCTGGAGGATCAGTTGGAGAACCTTCTGGAATTTATTCATGCCAAACTTCAGCGCTGA
- the Pbxip1 gene encoding pre-B-cell leukemia transcription factor-interacting protein 1 isoform X1 has translation MASCPDSDNSWVLAGSECSSPSGQTLPVETLGPESRVDPESEEAPQALQDSSKADGKESAGTLNGEEMLFQTESSQGEGAALPEESEAKGALGGDDGHGTKRPGDTAVQEDLQETPMVTSLGPDTQDLERNIHPQNLPSSPRAVWKEHGCSSSDDDTDVDVEGLRRRRGREPSPPQPTAAVDGEDQAKGEGIGELGISLNMCFLGALVLLGLGILLFSGALLEPETEPVEEAELQVFPETELVQTVGNRQDEVEQLQASVPPDSVPSLQSMGLLLDKLAKENQDIRLLQAQLQAQKEELQSLLHQPKGLEEENARLREALQQGKTSHQALESELQQLRARLQGLEANCVRGVDGVCLNWGGSPQGGKATTEQGHKGQEPDTSLLEQHKQLEAEAKALRQELQKQWQLLGSVHRNLQRGLQDAGQGAPAHAGLAELGHMLAQTLQGLESQGINTGRSSNDSEAWHQKKPRFQHPREWSGREKWRGGQRDQKAEHWKLKKEESGQDRKKSWRDEGREFTGHWKENRPRAEESGSRKDSKRQDPKVHPRKSGNSHSGERQKHSWGKDNSPDSVSWEELLRRKYRPPQGCSGVADCARQEGLALFGVELAPVRQQELASVLREYLARLPWAGQLTKELPLSPAYFGEDGIFRHDRLRFRDFVDALEDSLEEVALKQTGDDDEVDDFEDFIFSHFFGDKALKRRSKKKEKQPWNHRAVGPREEHSRHPHHYHQG, from the exons ATGGCCTCCTGCCCGGACTCAGATAATAGCTGGGTGCTTGCTGGCTCTGAG TGCTCGTCTCCCTCTGGCCAGACTCTCCCTGTAGAGACTCTGGGCCCCGAGTCCAGGGTGGACCCAGAATCAGAAGAAGCCCCCCAGGCCCTTCAGGACTCCTCCAAGGCAGATGGCAAAGAATCAGCTGGGACCTTGAATGGAGAAG AGATGCTTTTCCAGACGGAAAGTTCCCAGGGCGAAGGTGCTGCGCTGCCAGAAGAGTCTGAGGCCAAG GGTGCTCTGGGTGGTGATGACGGTCATGGGACGAAGCGCCCAGGAGACACAGCGGTCCAGGAAGATTTGCAGGAGACTCCTATGGTGACAAGCCTTGGACCAGACACACAGGACCTGGAGAGAAATATCCACCCACAGAACCTGCCCTCAAGTCCCAGAGCAG ttTGGAAAGAGCATGGCTGCTCTAGCAGTGATGATGACACTGATGTAGATGTGGAGGGTCTTCGGAGACGGAGGGGCCGAGAGCCTAGCCCACCCCAGCCCACGGCAGCTGTGGATGGAGAGGACCAGGCCAAGGGCGAGGGTATAGGAGAGCTGGGCATCTCTCTCAACATGTGTTTCCTGGGGGCCCTGGTTCTTCTGGGCCTGGGGATCCTCCTGTTCTCTG GCGCACTGCTGGAGCCCGAGACTG AGCCCGTGGAGGAAGCCGAATTGCAGGTCTTTCCAGAGACTGAGCTGGTACAGACCGTGGGGAACAGGCAG GATGAGGTAGAGCAGCTGCAGGCCTCAGTACCACCTGACAGTGTCCCCAGCCTGCAGAGCATGGGGCTTCTGCTGGACAAGCTGGCCAAGGAGAACCAGGATATCCGGCTGTTGCAGGCTCAGCTGCAG GCTCAGAAAGAAGAGCTTCAGAGCCTGTTGCACCAGCCCAAAgggctggaagaggagaatgCCCGGCTCCGGGAAGCCCTGCAGCAGGGCAAGACCTCCCACCAGGCCCTAGAGTCAGAACTGCAGCAGCTAAGGGCCCGACTCCAAGGGCTTGAGGCTAACTGTGTCCGGGGTGTGGATGGGGTGTGTCTCAACTGGGGTGGAAGTCCACAGGGTGGCAAGGCCACTACAGAACAAGGCCACAAGGGGCAGGAACCAGACACCAGCTTATTGGAGCAGCATAAGCAGCTTGAGGCCGAGGCCAAGGCCCTAAGGCAGGAGCTGCAGAAACAGTGGCAGCTGTTGGGCTCTGTGCACCGCAACCTGCAGAGGGGCTTGCAGGATGCCGGCCAAGGAGCCCCAGCTCACGCTGGCCTGGCTGAACTTGGTCACATGCTGGCTCAGACACTGCAGGGCCTAGAGAGTCAGGGTATTAACACTGGCAGATCTTCCAATGACTCCGAGGCCTGGCACCAGAAGAAGCCTCGCTTCCAGCATCCCAGGGAGTggagtgggagggagaagtgGCGTGGGGGGCAGAGGGATCAGAAGGCTGAGCActggaagctgaagaaggaggaaTCTGGCCAGGACAGGAAGAAGAGCTGGAGGGATGAGGGCAGGGAATTCACGGGGCACTGGAAGGAGAACAGGCCGAGGGCGGAAGAATCGGGGAGCAGAAAGGACAGCAAGCGACAGGACCCCAAGGTACACCCTAGGAAAAGTGGGAACTCCCACTCTGGGGAAAGGCAGAAGCATTCTTGGGGGAAAGACAACAGCCCTGACTCTGTGTCCTGGGAGGAGCTGCTAAGGCGCAAGTACCGGCCCCCTCAGGGCTGTTCAGGCGTGGCCGACTGTGCCCGGCAGGAGGGCCTGGCCCTCTTTGGTGTGGAGCTGGCCCCTGTGCGGCAGCAGGAGCTGGCCTCTGTGCTGAGGGAATACTTGGCTCGGCTGCCCTGGGCCGGACAGCTAACCAAAGAGCTGCCCCTCTCACCTGCTTACTTTGGAGAAGATGGCATCTTCAGGCATGACCGCCTTCGCTTCAGGGATTTTGTGGATGCCCTGGAGGACagcctggaggaggtggcactgaaACAAACGGGTGACGATGATGAAGTGGATGACTTTGAGGACTTCATCTTCAGCCACTTCTTTGGAGACAAGGCACTGAAGAGGAG gtcaaagaagaaggagaagcagcCTTGGAACCACAGAGCTGTGGggcccagggaagagcacagccGCCatccccaccactaccaccaaggCTGA
- the Pbxip1 gene encoding pre-B-cell leukemia transcription factor-interacting protein 1 isoform X2 gives MASCPDSDNSWVLAGSETLPVETLGPESRVDPESEEAPQALQDSSKADGKESAGTLNGEEMLFQTESSQGEGAALPEESEAKGALGGDDGHGTKRPGDTAVQEDLQETPMVTSLGPDTQDLERNIHPQNLPSSPRAVWKEHGCSSSDDDTDVDVEGLRRRRGREPSPPQPTAAVDGEDQAKGEGIGELGISLNMCFLGALVLLGLGILLFSGALLEPETEPVEEAELQVFPETELVQTVGNRQDEVEQLQASVPPDSVPSLQSMGLLLDKLAKENQDIRLLQAQLQAQKEELQSLLHQPKGLEEENARLREALQQGKTSHQALESELQQLRARLQGLEANCVRGVDGVCLNWGGSPQGGKATTEQGHKGQEPDTSLLEQHKQLEAEAKALRQELQKQWQLLGSVHRNLQRGLQDAGQGAPAHAGLAELGHMLAQTLQGLESQGINTGRSSNDSEAWHQKKPRFQHPREWSGREKWRGGQRDQKAEHWKLKKEESGQDRKKSWRDEGREFTGHWKENRPRAEESGSRKDSKRQDPKVHPRKSGNSHSGERQKHSWGKDNSPDSVSWEELLRRKYRPPQGCSGVADCARQEGLALFGVELAPVRQQELASVLREYLARLPWAGQLTKELPLSPAYFGEDGIFRHDRLRFRDFVDALEDSLEEVALKQTGDDDEVDDFEDFIFSHFFGDKALKRRSKKKEKQPWNHRAVGPREEHSRHPHHYHQG, from the exons ATGGCCTCCTGCCCGGACTCAGATAATAGCTGGGTGCTTGCTGGCTCTGAG ACTCTCCCTGTAGAGACTCTGGGCCCCGAGTCCAGGGTGGACCCAGAATCAGAAGAAGCCCCCCAGGCCCTTCAGGACTCCTCCAAGGCAGATGGCAAAGAATCAGCTGGGACCTTGAATGGAGAAG AGATGCTTTTCCAGACGGAAAGTTCCCAGGGCGAAGGTGCTGCGCTGCCAGAAGAGTCTGAGGCCAAG GGTGCTCTGGGTGGTGATGACGGTCATGGGACGAAGCGCCCAGGAGACACAGCGGTCCAGGAAGATTTGCAGGAGACTCCTATGGTGACAAGCCTTGGACCAGACACACAGGACCTGGAGAGAAATATCCACCCACAGAACCTGCCCTCAAGTCCCAGAGCAG ttTGGAAAGAGCATGGCTGCTCTAGCAGTGATGATGACACTGATGTAGATGTGGAGGGTCTTCGGAGACGGAGGGGCCGAGAGCCTAGCCCACCCCAGCCCACGGCAGCTGTGGATGGAGAGGACCAGGCCAAGGGCGAGGGTATAGGAGAGCTGGGCATCTCTCTCAACATGTGTTTCCTGGGGGCCCTGGTTCTTCTGGGCCTGGGGATCCTCCTGTTCTCTG GCGCACTGCTGGAGCCCGAGACTG AGCCCGTGGAGGAAGCCGAATTGCAGGTCTTTCCAGAGACTGAGCTGGTACAGACCGTGGGGAACAGGCAG GATGAGGTAGAGCAGCTGCAGGCCTCAGTACCACCTGACAGTGTCCCCAGCCTGCAGAGCATGGGGCTTCTGCTGGACAAGCTGGCCAAGGAGAACCAGGATATCCGGCTGTTGCAGGCTCAGCTGCAG GCTCAGAAAGAAGAGCTTCAGAGCCTGTTGCACCAGCCCAAAgggctggaagaggagaatgCCCGGCTCCGGGAAGCCCTGCAGCAGGGCAAGACCTCCCACCAGGCCCTAGAGTCAGAACTGCAGCAGCTAAGGGCCCGACTCCAAGGGCTTGAGGCTAACTGTGTCCGGGGTGTGGATGGGGTGTGTCTCAACTGGGGTGGAAGTCCACAGGGTGGCAAGGCCACTACAGAACAAGGCCACAAGGGGCAGGAACCAGACACCAGCTTATTGGAGCAGCATAAGCAGCTTGAGGCCGAGGCCAAGGCCCTAAGGCAGGAGCTGCAGAAACAGTGGCAGCTGTTGGGCTCTGTGCACCGCAACCTGCAGAGGGGCTTGCAGGATGCCGGCCAAGGAGCCCCAGCTCACGCTGGCCTGGCTGAACTTGGTCACATGCTGGCTCAGACACTGCAGGGCCTAGAGAGTCAGGGTATTAACACTGGCAGATCTTCCAATGACTCCGAGGCCTGGCACCAGAAGAAGCCTCGCTTCCAGCATCCCAGGGAGTggagtgggagggagaagtgGCGTGGGGGGCAGAGGGATCAGAAGGCTGAGCActggaagctgaagaaggaggaaTCTGGCCAGGACAGGAAGAAGAGCTGGAGGGATGAGGGCAGGGAATTCACGGGGCACTGGAAGGAGAACAGGCCGAGGGCGGAAGAATCGGGGAGCAGAAAGGACAGCAAGCGACAGGACCCCAAGGTACACCCTAGGAAAAGTGGGAACTCCCACTCTGGGGAAAGGCAGAAGCATTCTTGGGGGAAAGACAACAGCCCTGACTCTGTGTCCTGGGAGGAGCTGCTAAGGCGCAAGTACCGGCCCCCTCAGGGCTGTTCAGGCGTGGCCGACTGTGCCCGGCAGGAGGGCCTGGCCCTCTTTGGTGTGGAGCTGGCCCCTGTGCGGCAGCAGGAGCTGGCCTCTGTGCTGAGGGAATACTTGGCTCGGCTGCCCTGGGCCGGACAGCTAACCAAAGAGCTGCCCCTCTCACCTGCTTACTTTGGAGAAGATGGCATCTTCAGGCATGACCGCCTTCGCTTCAGGGATTTTGTGGATGCCCTGGAGGACagcctggaggaggtggcactgaaACAAACGGGTGACGATGATGAAGTGGATGACTTTGAGGACTTCATCTTCAGCCACTTCTTTGGAGACAAGGCACTGAAGAGGAG gtcaaagaagaaggagaagcagcCTTGGAACCACAGAGCTGTGGggcccagggaagagcacagccGCCatccccaccactaccaccaaggCTGA
- the Pmvk gene encoding phosphomevalonate kinase isoform X1: protein MAPLGASPRLVLLFSGKRKSGKDFVTERLQSRLGGNICAVLRLSGPLKEQYARLVSDTRRMSDIQWFQEAYGALTQTVRVVASEQSRQQRGWVFTRGVDDAESECGLDSFGDFDWVIENHGDEQCLEDQLENLLEFIHAKLQR from the exons ATGGCCCCGCTCGGAGCTTCCCCGCGTCTGGTGTTGCTGTTTAGCGGGAAGAGAAAATCCGGGAAGGACTTCGTGACCGAGAGGCTGCAGAGCAG ACTTGGAGGTAACATCTGTGCTGTCCTGCGGCTCTCTGGTCCACTCAAGGAGCAGTACGCTCGG CTGGTGAGTGACACACGGAGGATGTCTGACATCCAGTGGTTTCAGGAGGCCTACGGGGCTTTGACACAGACCGTCCGAGTAGTAGCCTCGGAGCAGAGTCGACAGCAACGGGGCTGGGTGTTCACACGAG GGGTGGACGATGCTGAGTCAGAATGTGGCCTGGACAGCTTTGGGGACTTTGACTGGGTCATTGAGAACCACGGAGATGAACAGTGCCTGGAGGATCAGTTGGAGAACCTTCTGGAATTTATTCATGCCAAACTTCAGCGCTGA
- the Pbxip1 gene encoding pre-B-cell leukemia transcription factor-interacting protein 1 isoform X3 encodes MASCPDSDNSWVLAGSECSSPSGQTLPVETLGPESRVDPESEEAPQALQDSSKADGKESAGTLNGEEMLFQTESSQGEGAALPEESEAKGALGGDDGHGTKRPGDTAVQEDLQETPMVTSLGPDTQDLERNIHPQNLPSSPRAVWKEHGCSSSDDDTDVDVEGLRRRRGREPSPPQPTAAVDGEDQAKGEGIGELGISLNMCFLGALVLLGLGILLFSGALLEPETEPVEEAELQVFPETELVQTVGNRQAQKEELQSLLHQPKGLEEENARLREALQQGKTSHQALESELQQLRARLQGLEANCVRGVDGVCLNWGGSPQGGKATTEQGHKGQEPDTSLLEQHKQLEAEAKALRQELQKQWQLLGSVHRNLQRGLQDAGQGAPAHAGLAELGHMLAQTLQGLESQGINTGRSSNDSEAWHQKKPRFQHPREWSGREKWRGGQRDQKAEHWKLKKEESGQDRKKSWRDEGREFTGHWKENRPRAEESGSRKDSKRQDPKVHPRKSGNSHSGERQKHSWGKDNSPDSVSWEELLRRKYRPPQGCSGVADCARQEGLALFGVELAPVRQQELASVLREYLARLPWAGQLTKELPLSPAYFGEDGIFRHDRLRFRDFVDALEDSLEEVALKQTGDDDEVDDFEDFIFSHFFGDKALKRRSKKKEKQPWNHRAVGPREEHSRHPHHYHQG; translated from the exons ATGGCCTCCTGCCCGGACTCAGATAATAGCTGGGTGCTTGCTGGCTCTGAG TGCTCGTCTCCCTCTGGCCAGACTCTCCCTGTAGAGACTCTGGGCCCCGAGTCCAGGGTGGACCCAGAATCAGAAGAAGCCCCCCAGGCCCTTCAGGACTCCTCCAAGGCAGATGGCAAAGAATCAGCTGGGACCTTGAATGGAGAAG AGATGCTTTTCCAGACGGAAAGTTCCCAGGGCGAAGGTGCTGCGCTGCCAGAAGAGTCTGAGGCCAAG GGTGCTCTGGGTGGTGATGACGGTCATGGGACGAAGCGCCCAGGAGACACAGCGGTCCAGGAAGATTTGCAGGAGACTCCTATGGTGACAAGCCTTGGACCAGACACACAGGACCTGGAGAGAAATATCCACCCACAGAACCTGCCCTCAAGTCCCAGAGCAG ttTGGAAAGAGCATGGCTGCTCTAGCAGTGATGATGACACTGATGTAGATGTGGAGGGTCTTCGGAGACGGAGGGGCCGAGAGCCTAGCCCACCCCAGCCCACGGCAGCTGTGGATGGAGAGGACCAGGCCAAGGGCGAGGGTATAGGAGAGCTGGGCATCTCTCTCAACATGTGTTTCCTGGGGGCCCTGGTTCTTCTGGGCCTGGGGATCCTCCTGTTCTCTG GCGCACTGCTGGAGCCCGAGACTG AGCCCGTGGAGGAAGCCGAATTGCAGGTCTTTCCAGAGACTGAGCTGGTACAGACCGTGGGGAACAGGCAG GCTCAGAAAGAAGAGCTTCAGAGCCTGTTGCACCAGCCCAAAgggctggaagaggagaatgCCCGGCTCCGGGAAGCCCTGCAGCAGGGCAAGACCTCCCACCAGGCCCTAGAGTCAGAACTGCAGCAGCTAAGGGCCCGACTCCAAGGGCTTGAGGCTAACTGTGTCCGGGGTGTGGATGGGGTGTGTCTCAACTGGGGTGGAAGTCCACAGGGTGGCAAGGCCACTACAGAACAAGGCCACAAGGGGCAGGAACCAGACACCAGCTTATTGGAGCAGCATAAGCAGCTTGAGGCCGAGGCCAAGGCCCTAAGGCAGGAGCTGCAGAAACAGTGGCAGCTGTTGGGCTCTGTGCACCGCAACCTGCAGAGGGGCTTGCAGGATGCCGGCCAAGGAGCCCCAGCTCACGCTGGCCTGGCTGAACTTGGTCACATGCTGGCTCAGACACTGCAGGGCCTAGAGAGTCAGGGTATTAACACTGGCAGATCTTCCAATGACTCCGAGGCCTGGCACCAGAAGAAGCCTCGCTTCCAGCATCCCAGGGAGTggagtgggagggagaagtgGCGTGGGGGGCAGAGGGATCAGAAGGCTGAGCActggaagctgaagaaggaggaaTCTGGCCAGGACAGGAAGAAGAGCTGGAGGGATGAGGGCAGGGAATTCACGGGGCACTGGAAGGAGAACAGGCCGAGGGCGGAAGAATCGGGGAGCAGAAAGGACAGCAAGCGACAGGACCCCAAGGTACACCCTAGGAAAAGTGGGAACTCCCACTCTGGGGAAAGGCAGAAGCATTCTTGGGGGAAAGACAACAGCCCTGACTCTGTGTCCTGGGAGGAGCTGCTAAGGCGCAAGTACCGGCCCCCTCAGGGCTGTTCAGGCGTGGCCGACTGTGCCCGGCAGGAGGGCCTGGCCCTCTTTGGTGTGGAGCTGGCCCCTGTGCGGCAGCAGGAGCTGGCCTCTGTGCTGAGGGAATACTTGGCTCGGCTGCCCTGGGCCGGACAGCTAACCAAAGAGCTGCCCCTCTCACCTGCTTACTTTGGAGAAGATGGCATCTTCAGGCATGACCGCCTTCGCTTCAGGGATTTTGTGGATGCCCTGGAGGACagcctggaggaggtggcactgaaACAAACGGGTGACGATGATGAAGTGGATGACTTTGAGGACTTCATCTTCAGCCACTTCTTTGGAGACAAGGCACTGAAGAGGAG gtcaaagaagaaggagaagcagcCTTGGAACCACAGAGCTGTGGggcccagggaagagcacagccGCCatccccaccactaccaccaaggCTGA
- the Pbxip1 gene encoding pre-B-cell leukemia transcription factor-interacting protein 1 isoform X4 — MASCPDSDNSWVLAGSETLPVETLGPESRVDPESEEAPQALQDSSKADGKESAGTLNGEEMLFQTESSQGEGAALPEESEAKGALGGDDGHGTKRPGDTAVQEDLQETPMVTSLGPDTQDLERNIHPQNLPSSPRAVWKEHGCSSSDDDTDVDVEGLRRRRGREPSPPQPTAAVDGEDQAKGEGIGELGISLNMCFLGALVLLGLGILLFSGALLEPETEPVEEAELQVFPETELVQTVGNRQAQKEELQSLLHQPKGLEEENARLREALQQGKTSHQALESELQQLRARLQGLEANCVRGVDGVCLNWGGSPQGGKATTEQGHKGQEPDTSLLEQHKQLEAEAKALRQELQKQWQLLGSVHRNLQRGLQDAGQGAPAHAGLAELGHMLAQTLQGLESQGINTGRSSNDSEAWHQKKPRFQHPREWSGREKWRGGQRDQKAEHWKLKKEESGQDRKKSWRDEGREFTGHWKENRPRAEESGSRKDSKRQDPKVHPRKSGNSHSGERQKHSWGKDNSPDSVSWEELLRRKYRPPQGCSGVADCARQEGLALFGVELAPVRQQELASVLREYLARLPWAGQLTKELPLSPAYFGEDGIFRHDRLRFRDFVDALEDSLEEVALKQTGDDDEVDDFEDFIFSHFFGDKALKRRSKKKEKQPWNHRAVGPREEHSRHPHHYHQG; from the exons ATGGCCTCCTGCCCGGACTCAGATAATAGCTGGGTGCTTGCTGGCTCTGAG ACTCTCCCTGTAGAGACTCTGGGCCCCGAGTCCAGGGTGGACCCAGAATCAGAAGAAGCCCCCCAGGCCCTTCAGGACTCCTCCAAGGCAGATGGCAAAGAATCAGCTGGGACCTTGAATGGAGAAG AGATGCTTTTCCAGACGGAAAGTTCCCAGGGCGAAGGTGCTGCGCTGCCAGAAGAGTCTGAGGCCAAG GGTGCTCTGGGTGGTGATGACGGTCATGGGACGAAGCGCCCAGGAGACACAGCGGTCCAGGAAGATTTGCAGGAGACTCCTATGGTGACAAGCCTTGGACCAGACACACAGGACCTGGAGAGAAATATCCACCCACAGAACCTGCCCTCAAGTCCCAGAGCAG ttTGGAAAGAGCATGGCTGCTCTAGCAGTGATGATGACACTGATGTAGATGTGGAGGGTCTTCGGAGACGGAGGGGCCGAGAGCCTAGCCCACCCCAGCCCACGGCAGCTGTGGATGGAGAGGACCAGGCCAAGGGCGAGGGTATAGGAGAGCTGGGCATCTCTCTCAACATGTGTTTCCTGGGGGCCCTGGTTCTTCTGGGCCTGGGGATCCTCCTGTTCTCTG GCGCACTGCTGGAGCCCGAGACTG AGCCCGTGGAGGAAGCCGAATTGCAGGTCTTTCCAGAGACTGAGCTGGTACAGACCGTGGGGAACAGGCAG GCTCAGAAAGAAGAGCTTCAGAGCCTGTTGCACCAGCCCAAAgggctggaagaggagaatgCCCGGCTCCGGGAAGCCCTGCAGCAGGGCAAGACCTCCCACCAGGCCCTAGAGTCAGAACTGCAGCAGCTAAGGGCCCGACTCCAAGGGCTTGAGGCTAACTGTGTCCGGGGTGTGGATGGGGTGTGTCTCAACTGGGGTGGAAGTCCACAGGGTGGCAAGGCCACTACAGAACAAGGCCACAAGGGGCAGGAACCAGACACCAGCTTATTGGAGCAGCATAAGCAGCTTGAGGCCGAGGCCAAGGCCCTAAGGCAGGAGCTGCAGAAACAGTGGCAGCTGTTGGGCTCTGTGCACCGCAACCTGCAGAGGGGCTTGCAGGATGCCGGCCAAGGAGCCCCAGCTCACGCTGGCCTGGCTGAACTTGGTCACATGCTGGCTCAGACACTGCAGGGCCTAGAGAGTCAGGGTATTAACACTGGCAGATCTTCCAATGACTCCGAGGCCTGGCACCAGAAGAAGCCTCGCTTCCAGCATCCCAGGGAGTggagtgggagggagaagtgGCGTGGGGGGCAGAGGGATCAGAAGGCTGAGCActggaagctgaagaaggaggaaTCTGGCCAGGACAGGAAGAAGAGCTGGAGGGATGAGGGCAGGGAATTCACGGGGCACTGGAAGGAGAACAGGCCGAGGGCGGAAGAATCGGGGAGCAGAAAGGACAGCAAGCGACAGGACCCCAAGGTACACCCTAGGAAAAGTGGGAACTCCCACTCTGGGGAAAGGCAGAAGCATTCTTGGGGGAAAGACAACAGCCCTGACTCTGTGTCCTGGGAGGAGCTGCTAAGGCGCAAGTACCGGCCCCCTCAGGGCTGTTCAGGCGTGGCCGACTGTGCCCGGCAGGAGGGCCTGGCCCTCTTTGGTGTGGAGCTGGCCCCTGTGCGGCAGCAGGAGCTGGCCTCTGTGCTGAGGGAATACTTGGCTCGGCTGCCCTGGGCCGGACAGCTAACCAAAGAGCTGCCCCTCTCACCTGCTTACTTTGGAGAAGATGGCATCTTCAGGCATGACCGCCTTCGCTTCAGGGATTTTGTGGATGCCCTGGAGGACagcctggaggaggtggcactgaaACAAACGGGTGACGATGATGAAGTGGATGACTTTGAGGACTTCATCTTCAGCCACTTCTTTGGAGACAAGGCACTGAAGAGGAG gtcaaagaagaaggagaagcagcCTTGGAACCACAGAGCTGTGGggcccagggaagagcacagccGCCatccccaccactaccaccaaggCTGA
- the Pmvk gene encoding phosphomevalonate kinase codes for MAPLGASPRLVLLFSGKRKSGKDFVTERLQSRLGGNICAVLRLSGPLKEQYAREHGLDFQKLLDASTYKETYRRDMICWGEEKRQADPGFFCRKIVEGVSQPIWLVSDTRRMSDIQWFQEAYGALTQTVRVVASEQSRQQRGWVFTRGVDDAESECGLDSFGDFDWVIENHGDEQCLEDQLENLLEFIHAKLQR; via the exons ATGGCCCCGCTCGGAGCTTCCCCGCGTCTGGTGTTGCTGTTTAGCGGGAAGAGAAAATCCGGGAAGGACTTCGTGACCGAGAGGCTGCAGAGCAG ACTTGGAGGTAACATCTGTGCTGTCCTGCGGCTCTCTGGTCCACTCAAGGAGCAGTACGCTCGG GAGCATGGCTTGGACTTCCAGAAACTTCTGGACGCAAGCACTTACAAGGAGACCTATCGGAGGGACATGATCTGTTGGGGGGAGGAGAAGCGCCAGGCTGACCCAGGCTTCTTCTGCCGGAAGATTGTGGAAGGCGTGTCCCAGCCTATCTGG CTGGTGAGTGACACACGGAGGATGTCTGACATCCAGTGGTTTCAGGAGGCCTACGGGGCTTTGACACAGACCGTCCGAGTAGTAGCCTCGGAGCAGAGTCGACAGCAACGGGGCTGGGTGTTCACACGAG GGGTGGACGATGCTGAGTCAGAATGTGGCCTGGACAGCTTTGGGGACTTTGACTGGGTCATTGAGAACCACGGAGATGAACAGTGCCTGGAGGATCAGTTGGAGAACCTTCTGGAATTTATTCATGCCAAACTTCAGCGCTGA